TAAAGAGTAAGACGACAATAGCGACCCGGTATTTGACCGCGGTGGCCAACTCCTGACACGAAAAGAGAAACCCACCGTCGCCGCACAGCGCCAGGACCTGACGATCAGGCTTGGCGAGCTTGGCGCCGATGGCGGACGGCAGCCCGAACCCGATCGTCCCGCTCCCCATCGCCCAAAGGAATGTCCTGGGTTCGAAGACCTCGAAGTACCGACGCATCCAATAGGTTGCAACAGTGGAATCGTTAGCCACAATGGCGTCGCGTTTCATCACATGCCTGATATCATTGAGCAGCTTCACCTCGGCCGGGTATTTCACTTTCACGCTTTCCAGGGTCTGCCTTTTGACCCTGATAACCTCTGACCGCTCGAAGCCTTGTGGGCATGACGACTGTTTGTCAAGCTCTCCAAGAATACGCTCTAAGGTTATGCGAGCATCTCCCGCCAGCTCAACGACATGGTGACCTTGAATGTCCGGATGGGTCTTGGCGAACTGTTGCGCGTCTATATCAATCCTGACCCATTGCGGCGGGAGTCTCAAGGACCATCTGCCGGTCGATCGGTTACTGAACCGTGTGCCGACCACGATGGCAAGATCGGCCTGTTCGAGTAACGGCTGAACGGGTCCCTCCGTCCCCAGATTTCCAAGGGATAGGTCATGAGCCTCCGAGAGCACCCCTTTCCCTTTGATGCTGGTGAGCACTGGGGCGTTGAGCCGCTCAGCCAGTCGTTCAATCGCTTGGCCCGCCCCTGAGGTGATCGCGCCACCCCCGGCATAGATGACAGGCCTCCTTGCCCTGGCGATCCGCTCGACTGCTTCTGCCAGCTTCTGTGCGTCTGGAAGGGTTGGCGTGCGCGCAACAGGCTGATACGCGAATGGGGTATCAAGCTTCGCGTTCAGGACATCCACCGGAACCTCGAGGCCATAAGGTCGCGGTCGTTCGTTTTCCATCCTGGAGAAGATCGTCTGGAGGCTTTGAGGAATGTCTGCGGGTGCCGTCACGTCATAGCAGGCCTCTGTCACATTCGAAATCAGACGATGCTGGTTCTTGACCTCATGAAGGTCGCCCCATCCACGCTGCAGATGCGCTTGCTCGATCTGACTGACGATAAGCAATACCGGTGAGGAACTGCAATAGG
This DNA window, taken from Candidatus Methylomirabilis sp., encodes the following:
- a CDS encoding thiamine pyrophosphate-binding protein, which gives rise to MTGAETVAECLKAQGVELLFGIRGLHITAVADAVKRRGIRFIEVRHEQSAAFMADAYARVTGKVGIVLAGTGAGAAATMVGIQEAYCSSSPVLLIVSQIEQAHLQRGWGDLHEVKNQHRLISNVTEACYDVTAPADIPQSLQTIFSRMENERPRPYGLEVPVDVLNAKLDTPFAYQPVARTPTLPDAQKLAEAVERIARARRPVIYAGGGAITSGAGQAIERLAERLNAPVLTSIKGKGVLSEAHDLSLGNLGTEGPVQPLLEQADLAIVVGTRFSNRSTGRWSLRLPPQWVRIDIDAQQFAKTHPDIQGHHVVELAGDARITLERILGELDKQSSCPQGFERSEVIRVKRQTLESVKVKYPAEVKLLNDIRHVMKRDAIVANDSTVATYWMRRYFEVFEPRTFLWAMGSGTIGFGLPSAIGAKLAKPDRQVLALCGDGGFLFSCQELATAVKYRVAIVVLLFNDHAFGIVDYGQRKEGHLFGDEALVNPDFIALARSFGADAERVDSLEQISKVVEKALTRNRLTVIEVPVALRPPPDLS